One Eubacteriales bacterium mix99 genomic window carries:
- a CDS encoding sugar ABC transporter substrate-binding protein, whose translation MKRAKAISILLTCFMILTMITACGSQQGSKSPNQDSASTSDLSTSKDKNNASEDNGELVDGKFVEKKSISVEVFDRGNDGGTPPEDNFYTDFIKEGMLRDHNVEVTFKIVPRWTEGEVLSNLLAANDAPDVCVTYSYPTIQTYANMGGVLDMAPYLEKNKDLLPDLWELLTDDNIYWNQDPEKGTIWAIEARLFNNAGVRTFVREDWLKKLSMEEPESIEDFEQMLYKFKDNAEMLLGDDADKMTPFSLSTDVGWRIMELAHAFIPGDITDRDRYIYGFDDRYLLYPNYKEAVRKINEWYNAGLVWKDFALYDAGDTTEGNLMKSGYVGSYMHNSDDPYRNGEDGVQYNMQKLVAKDAAFKTVVSFKNDAGLYKKYLSAPVDRKVFFPASNKEPVASLVYLDWISKLENRMFLQIGEEGSTHEAMPDGSVKITAATDEKIMNSPNNIDYTITINGLNLGDPEKTVQSLAQGYAGVDPEYITRTYDLSAYEYSGSGDTTCPVLGNRHSGITETTIPVVETVYKYPL comes from the coding sequence ATGAAAAGGGCGAAGGCAATATCAATTCTATTAACCTGTTTTATGATACTTACAATGATTACAGCCTGTGGGTCACAGCAAGGTTCAAAATCACCGAATCAAGATTCTGCATCGACCTCTGATTTGTCCACCTCAAAAGATAAAAATAATGCTTCGGAGGATAATGGGGAACTTGTTGATGGTAAATTTGTAGAAAAAAAGTCTATCAGTGTTGAAGTTTTTGATCGTGGCAACGATGGCGGAACGCCTCCTGAAGATAACTTTTATACTGATTTTATTAAAGAAGGTATGTTACGCGATCACAATGTTGAAGTAACATTTAAAATCGTGCCCCGCTGGACTGAAGGCGAGGTGCTAAGCAATTTGCTTGCAGCCAATGATGCACCGGATGTATGCGTTACCTACAGCTATCCAACTATCCAGACTTATGCCAATATGGGTGGAGTACTGGATATGGCACCTTATTTGGAAAAAAACAAGGATTTGCTGCCTGATCTGTGGGAATTGCTTACAGATGACAATATATACTGGAATCAAGATCCTGAGAAAGGGACTATTTGGGCGATTGAAGCCCGTCTCTTTAACAATGCCGGGGTTCGGACCTTTGTCCGCGAGGACTGGCTAAAAAAGCTCAGCATGGAAGAACCTGAAAGCATTGAAGATTTTGAGCAAATGCTTTATAAATTCAAGGATAATGCTGAAATGTTACTGGGCGATGATGCAGATAAGATGACGCCTTTCAGTCTAAGTACTGATGTAGGCTGGCGAATCATGGAACTTGCACATGCTTTTATACCCGGCGATATCACGGATAGAGACAGGTATATATATGGTTTTGATGATAGATATCTATTATATCCGAATTATAAGGAAGCTGTAAGAAAGATTAATGAGTGGTATAATGCAGGCCTTGTATGGAAGGACTTTGCTCTTTATGATGCCGGGGATACTACTGAGGGAAATTTAATGAAATCGGGATATGTAGGTTCTTATATGCATAATTCTGATGATCCTTATCGCAATGGGGAAGATGGTGTACAATATAATATGCAAAAGCTGGTCGCGAAGGATGCAGCTTTTAAAACAGTTGTTTCCTTCAAAAACGATGCAGGTCTGTACAAAAAATATCTCAGTGCTCCCGTAGATCGTAAAGTATTCTTTCCTGCTTCCAATAAAGAGCCCGTGGCTTCATTGGTATATCTTGATTGGATAAGTAAATTGGAAAACCGTATGTTTCTTCAGATAGGCGAAGAAGGTTCTACCCATGAAGCCATGCCCGATGGATCGGTGAAGATAACAGCAGCCACAGATGAGAAGATAATGAATTCACCAAACAACATAGATTACACTATAACCATAAATGGCTTGAATTTGGGGGATCCGGAAAAGACCGTTCAGTCACTGGCTCAGGGCTATGCAGGTGTGGATCCGGAGTATATCACCAGGACATATGATCTTAGCGCATATGAGTATTCCGGTTCCGGTGACACCACCTGTCCGGTATTAGGAAACCGTCATTCCGGAATAACGGAAACCACGATTCCGGTAGTGGAAACCGTTTATAAATATCCTTTATAA
- the istA gene encoding IS21 family transposase translates to MTKYREILRLSHLGLSQQSIADSCSVSKKTVNRVLKRAKDIQLSWPLEANQTDQVLADILFPSANKHSASSQKRMPDFNYIRKELLRNGVNKKLLWTEYMEECRLAGENPLMYSQFCYYIQQDEQKRRATMHIDRKPGEQIEVDWAGDPAHIIDPDTGEIIDAWLFVGVMTYSMYPYVEAFINEKQNAWISAHVHMYEYFGGVAKILVPDNCKTAVIHNKDWYNQQVNTVYHEMAEHYGTAIIPARVRAPKDKPNAEGSVNVISTWITAALRNEQFFSVVELNRAIHEKLEEFSHRPFQKKEGSRFEIFRNEELPLLAPLPASPYELAEWKQATVQFNYHISCNGMLYSVPYEYIKRKVDVRITDKTIEIFYNHNRIASHRRLYGRKGQYATIVEHMPEDHQKYLEWNGNRFRRWAERIGANTYQVVDAILTSKCVEQQSYRSCMGLLKLADKYSADRLEASCKKALSYTASPSYKSIKNILSAGRDKTADTSVDKTTESETRQNRYAITRGADYYRR, encoded by the coding sequence ATGACCAAATACCGAGAGATTCTTAGATTATCTCATCTGGGGCTCAGCCAGCAGAGCATTGCAGACAGCTGCAGTGTCTCAAAGAAAACGGTCAATCGGGTTCTTAAGCGGGCAAAGGATATTCAGCTTTCCTGGCCGCTTGAAGCGAACCAGACTGATCAGGTATTGGCAGATATATTGTTTCCGTCTGCCAATAAGCATTCGGCATCTTCGCAAAAGCGTATGCCGGATTTCAACTACATCCGCAAGGAGTTGCTCCGCAATGGGGTCAATAAAAAGCTCCTGTGGACGGAATACATGGAAGAGTGCCGTTTAGCAGGCGAGAACCCGCTTATGTATTCCCAGTTTTGCTATTACATCCAGCAGGATGAGCAGAAACGCCGTGCAACAATGCATATCGACCGTAAACCCGGCGAACAGATCGAAGTAGACTGGGCCGGAGATCCGGCGCACATCATTGATCCGGATACCGGTGAAATCATCGACGCATGGCTGTTTGTTGGTGTTATGACCTACAGCATGTATCCTTATGTGGAGGCTTTTATTAACGAGAAGCAAAACGCATGGATTTCTGCCCATGTCCATATGTACGAATACTTTGGCGGTGTCGCTAAGATTCTTGTACCGGACAACTGCAAAACAGCCGTTATACACAATAAGGACTGGTATAACCAGCAGGTCAACACAGTTTACCATGAAATGGCTGAGCACTATGGCACAGCCATCATCCCAGCCCGGGTCAGGGCACCCAAGGACAAGCCGAATGCGGAAGGCAGTGTGAATGTCATTTCCACCTGGATTACCGCCGCATTACGCAACGAACAGTTCTTCTCAGTGGTCGAATTAAATCGTGCTATCCATGAAAAACTGGAAGAATTCAGCCATCGCCCTTTTCAAAAGAAAGAGGGCAGCCGGTTTGAAATCTTCCGCAACGAAGAACTGCCATTGCTGGCTCCCTTACCTGCGTCCCCTTACGAACTGGCGGAATGGAAACAAGCCACCGTTCAGTTCAATTATCACATATCTTGCAACGGAATGCTATATTCAGTTCCGTATGAATACATAAAACGCAAGGTTGATGTACGGATAACCGATAAGACTATTGAGATTTTCTATAACCATAACCGCATTGCCTCCCACCGCCGTCTGTATGGCCGTAAGGGGCAGTATGCCACCATTGTGGAGCACATGCCGGAAGACCATCAGAAATACCTGGAATGGAACGGCAATCGATTCCGCAGATGGGCTGAGCGGATTGGTGCCAATACGTACCAGGTCGTGGATGCCATCCTTACCTCCAAATGTGTGGAACAGCAATCTTATCGCAGCTGTATGGGGCTACTGAAGCTGGCAGACAAATATTCAGCTGACAGACTTGAAGCCTCCTGCAAAAAGGCCCTTAGTTACACGGCCTCGCCCAGCTATAAGAGCATAAAGAACATACTCTCTGCCGGGCGGGATAAAACAGCTGATACGTCCGTCGACAAAACGACGGAGTCCGAAACCAGACAGAACAGATACGCCATCACCAGAGGCGCTGATTATTACAGGAGGTAA
- a CDS encoding transposase, translating to MGKYSVPESILKFKPKGTMVKLISGRYYVYEYSSVKGSDGKRRTKMGKEIGTILDGVGFVPNNGFNCDEEITTLEFGEYAVVLSNSQKTLLLLQECFNQVDALRIYVVALIHYIHGFLYMKDIHKYYEMSYLSLKYPSLKLGYAALSSLYDSLGRRQGKILHLEEKLVTECSGQVAIDGHVIGCGSMENDLAEKGYKFWKIGEPQINLLMAYDVNTGMPLISRIYEGGSQDKVSVKDLLVQVELKDLLFIVDRGFYSADNLNLFTSNGNSYIIPLAKNLTTCKMAVSSLEMTGRFMYQKGRKASVVEYREQITDGQRVLTFRDLNEASTEQANYLRHLARGDKSYTDENFNKLKDFMGVTVLQTSLTAQTPQEIYELYKKRWSIETYYNYFKNKADYNALYQADFYKTQGLAFIMLVSALIHKNFEDAVAGVKGKSAQDCILDAKMVKANKRRGCWIVCNCKKSHQTLFNQLNTKMAVEV from the coding sequence GTGGGTAAATATTCTGTGCCAGAATCCATACTAAAATTCAAGCCAAAAGGCACGATGGTGAAACTTATTTCCGGGCGCTACTATGTTTATGAATATTCCAGCGTAAAAGGATCTGACGGAAAACGACGAACAAAAATGGGAAAAGAAATCGGAACAATCCTGGATGGCGTCGGATTCGTCCCAAATAACGGATTTAATTGTGACGAGGAAATAACCACTCTTGAATTTGGCGAATATGCGGTTGTCCTTTCAAATTCTCAGAAAACGCTATTGCTTCTTCAAGAATGCTTCAATCAAGTAGATGCCCTCAGAATATATGTGGTGGCACTGATTCATTATATACATGGTTTTTTGTACATGAAAGATATACATAAGTACTACGAAATGAGCTATCTATCCCTGAAATACCCTTCCCTGAAGCTGGGATACGCCGCATTATCTTCTCTGTATGATAGCCTGGGCCGTCGCCAGGGAAAAATACTCCATCTGGAAGAAAAACTTGTTACTGAGTGCTCAGGGCAAGTCGCAATTGATGGGCACGTAATAGGCTGTGGCTCTATGGAAAACGATCTTGCTGAAAAGGGATATAAATTCTGGAAAATCGGAGAACCACAGATCAATCTTCTCATGGCATATGACGTTAACACCGGTATGCCCCTTATTTCCAGAATATATGAAGGCGGGAGCCAGGATAAAGTCAGCGTTAAGGATTTGCTTGTTCAGGTTGAGTTAAAGGATTTGCTCTTTATTGTCGATCGTGGATTCTACAGTGCCGACAACCTCAATCTGTTCACGTCAAATGGCAACTCATACATTATACCGCTTGCCAAAAACCTCACAACCTGCAAGATGGCCGTCAGCAGTCTTGAGATGACAGGAAGATTTATGTACCAAAAAGGACGCAAAGCTTCCGTGGTTGAGTATAGGGAACAGATAACAGACGGGCAAAGAGTTCTTACGTTCAGGGATCTGAACGAGGCTTCAACGGAGCAGGCAAACTATCTCCGCCACCTGGCACGAGGGGATAAGTCGTATACCGATGAAAACTTCAATAAGCTGAAAGATTTTATGGGAGTTACCGTACTGCAGACGAGTTTGACAGCACAGACACCCCAGGAAATTTATGAGCTCTACAAGAAGCGTTGGTCTATCGAGACATATTACAACTATTTCAAGAACAAGGCAGACTACAATGCTCTGTATCAGGCCGATTTTTACAAGACACAAGGTCTAGCATTCATTATGCTTGTCAGTGCTCTAATACATAAAAACTTTGAGGATGCTGTAGCCGGAGTTAAGGGGAAGTCGGCTCAGGACTGTATTCTTGATGCAAAAATGGTAAAAGCGAATAAACGTCGCGGCTGTTGGATCGTATGCAATTGCAAAAAAAGTCATCAAACTCTATTCAATCAGCTTAATACTAAAATGGCTGTCGAGGTGTGA
- a CDS encoding AraC family transcriptional regulator: MSIHSENILNTIFPKILYAVQRESNTSSWYLPKTTLDFHNFMIIYDGEVTFLRNGSMCQGKKGDLIYYKPNDIREAYTSKDNPLKCLAVEFLYTCPVQEGSQWYLYNQDLPFDFCETIEDSDLFRKLLDLFSEVANLRLSINTATTPPTAVIKERAVFMEILALLLQYKESNRKYGHQYNYSNIARVDKAINYMIQNYSRPLSLQDIADYLDISPSYLGSMFKNITGKSVISYLIDIRINKSKQFLRDGLSVSEASQKVGFHDIFYFSRIFKKRQGITPSEFTKA; encoded by the coding sequence TTGAGTATTCATTCTGAGAATATCTTAAACACAATATTCCCAAAAATTCTATATGCTGTGCAAAGAGAATCTAATACTTCATCATGGTATTTGCCAAAAACGACACTCGACTTCCATAACTTCATGATAATATATGATGGAGAAGTAACTTTTTTAAGAAATGGCTCCATGTGCCAGGGTAAAAAGGGAGACCTGATATACTATAAACCTAATGATATAAGAGAGGCTTATACCTCTAAGGATAATCCCTTAAAGTGTCTCGCTGTTGAATTCTTATATACCTGTCCTGTACAGGAAGGTTCACAGTGGTATCTTTATAACCAGGATCTGCCGTTCGATTTCTGTGAGACCATTGAAGACTCAGATCTCTTTCGTAAATTACTGGATTTATTCTCTGAAGTAGCAAACCTAAGACTATCCATAAACACTGCCACAACTCCCCCTACTGCTGTTATAAAGGAGAGGGCTGTATTTATGGAGATTCTGGCCCTTTTACTTCAATATAAAGAATCCAATCGTAAGTATGGTCACCAATATAATTATTCCAATATTGCAAGGGTAGATAAAGCGATAAATTATATGATTCAAAACTATTCCAGGCCCTTAAGTTTGCAGGACATTGCGGACTACCTGGATATCAGTCCTTCCTATTTGGGCAGTATGTTTAAAAATATAACTGGAAAATCCGTAATCTCTTATTTAATTGATATACGAATTAATAAATCCAAACAATTTTTAAGAGACGGGCTTTCCGTTTCGGAAGCGTCGCAAAAAGTAGGGTTTCATGATATATTTTATTTCAGTCGCATATTTAAAAAACGGCAGGGGATAACTCCTTCTGAATTTACTAAGGCTTGA
- a CDS encoding alpha-glucuronidase family glycosyl hydrolase produces the protein MSNRNHLYDCWLGFENLLNPPLKEEYMKYCKNIYIRGSNDIVLAAMNELKLAIKKIFNIEADIYRRRPEAPYVLVGRLEDVANKGHVLQSGLKAEGFCIENIAEDGNDAILIIGKDGNGVLYGVFDFIRSICCGKTIEAALKVDFPRNSLRIIDHWDNIDGKIERGYAGESILYRDNAIVKDKSRVRDYARLLASIGINGIVVNNVNVHKEETKFVTEDYLPEIRGLSNVFSEFGIKIYLSINFAAPIEVGNLPTADPLDPLVKKWWADTVETIYDYIEDFGGFLVKADSEFRPGPYTYGRNHADGANMLGEVLKPYGGVVIWRCFVYNCIVDWRDRSMDRAMASYDNFKPLDGKFMDNVILQVKNGPVDFQVREPVSPLFGAMEQTNMMVEFQITVTVNPAVTLQERRQKGYNLLQKSSKRSKKCFEANWSELSGYTKNCDEVPAVGLG, from the coding sequence ATGAGTAATAGAAATCATTTATATGACTGTTGGCTGGGATTTGAGAATTTATTGAACCCACCTTTAAAAGAGGAATATATGAAATACTGCAAAAACATTTATATCAGAGGGAGCAATGATATTGTATTGGCGGCTATGAATGAGCTAAAATTGGCAATAAAAAAGATATTTAATATAGAGGCGGATATTTATAGAAGACGACCCGAAGCCCCATATGTTCTTGTCGGGCGACTGGAGGATGTAGCAAATAAAGGGCATGTGCTCCAGTCAGGGTTGAAAGCGGAAGGATTCTGTATAGAGAATATTGCAGAGGATGGAAATGATGCTATACTAATAATAGGAAAGGACGGCAATGGGGTACTCTATGGGGTTTTCGATTTTATTAGATCGATTTGCTGTGGCAAAACGATAGAAGCGGCATTAAAGGTTGATTTTCCTCGTAATTCATTGAGAATTATCGATCACTGGGATAATATAGATGGGAAAATAGAACGCGGTTATGCGGGAGAATCAATTCTCTACAGGGATAATGCCATTGTTAAAGATAAGAGCAGGGTGAGAGATTATGCTCGACTTTTAGCATCTATAGGAATAAATGGCATAGTCGTAAATAATGTTAATGTACACAAGGAAGAAACAAAATTTGTTACAGAAGATTATCTTCCGGAGATAAGAGGATTATCCAATGTTTTTAGTGAATTCGGAATTAAAATCTATCTAAGTATAAACTTTGCTGCTCCCATTGAAGTTGGTAATCTCCCTACAGCGGATCCTTTGGACCCTTTAGTGAAGAAATGGTGGGCTGATACTGTAGAAACAATCTATGACTATATTGAAGATTTTGGTGGATTCCTTGTAAAAGCTGATTCGGAATTCAGGCCTGGCCCTTATACCTATGGACGGAACCATGCAGATGGAGCCAATATGTTGGGAGAGGTACTGAAACCTTATGGTGGAGTCGTAATCTGGAGATGTTTTGTATATAACTGTATCGTGGATTGGCGAGACCGATCCATGGATAGGGCTATGGCATCCTATGATAATTTTAAACCTCTGGATGGTAAGTTTATGGATAATGTAATACTGCAGGTAAAGAACGGACCAGTGGACTTTCAGGTCAGAGAGCCAGTGTCGCCGTTATTCGGGGCCATGGAACAAACCAATATGATGGTGGAGTTTCAAATAACTGTAACCGTCAACCCGGCCGTCACATTGCAGGAAAGGCGTCAGAAAGGGTACAATTTACTTCAAAAGAGTTCAAAACGCTCTAAGAAGTGTTTTGAAGCAAATTGGAGTGAATTGAGTGGATACACAAAAAATTGTGACGAGGTTCCGGCTGTCGGGCTGGGGTGA
- a CDS encoding IS66 family insertion sequence element accessory protein TnpB has protein sequence MDTQKIVTRFRLSGWGEEVKERIASGQTVNAFCEEKGISKATYYYRQKKVREAACRGLLEKQGGEGGLVPNGWTQLEEPKLAAAAESILTIEIGGCHIKVTASTDLELLAKVCRVLRSL, from the coding sequence GTGGATACACAAAAAATTGTGACGAGGTTCCGGCTGTCGGGCTGGGGTGAAGAGGTAAAAGAACGGATAGCCAGCGGGCAGACCGTAAACGCATTCTGCGAAGAAAAGGGAATCAGCAAAGCCACCTATTACTACAGACAGAAGAAAGTACGGGAAGCTGCCTGTAGGGGGCTGTTGGAGAAACAAGGCGGCGAGGGTGGGCTTGTGCCGAACGGATGGACGCAGCTTGAGGAGCCTAAACTTGCCGCTGCTGCCGAAAGTATACTGACCATCGAAATCGGCGGCTGTCATATCAAGGTAACTGCTTCGACGGATTTGGAACTGCTGGCGAAGGTCTGCCGCGTACTGAGGTCGCTGTGA
- the tnpB gene encoding IS66 family insertion sequence element accessory protein TnpB (TnpB, as the term is used for proteins encoded by IS66 family insertion elements, is considered an accessory protein, since TnpC, encoded by a neighboring gene, is a DDE family transposase.): MRFDEKPVYLCCGCTDMRKSINGLMTLVQQSFSLDPFADALFVFCNRNRDRIKILEWDGDGFWLYFKRLERGHFRWPSSDGEATMALNSEELSCLIDSARLAKKLSRSEVSERKIS; this comes from the coding sequence ATGCGCTTCGACGAAAAGCCCGTGTATCTGTGCTGCGGATGCACGGACATGAGGAAATCCATCAATGGGCTGATGACGCTTGTGCAGCAGAGCTTTTCTCTGGACCCTTTCGCCGATGCGCTGTTCGTTTTCTGCAACCGAAACCGTGACCGCATAAAAATACTTGAATGGGACGGCGACGGCTTCTGGCTGTATTTCAAGCGGCTGGAACGCGGACATTTCCGTTGGCCGTCGTCGGATGGAGAAGCGACAATGGCGCTGAACAGCGAAGAATTATCCTGTCTGATTGACAGTGCAAGGCTTGCAAAGAAGCTCAGCCGAAGCGAGGTTTCCGAACGTAAAATTTCGTAA
- a CDS encoding IS66 family transposase: protein MEKREKTVEIPLHVYENFLKQAEQIAELKQQVEWLTEQFRLASHKRFGTSSEQTDNGQLCLFNEAEETADLTAPEPEITKVKAHYRRKTRLTTDKLPEDLPVEVILHELPEEKRVCPDCGCPLHKMGEEVREELKIIPAKAVLVRHVRHIYACRHCEGSSDRVPIVKASMPEPVIKGGFASPESVAHIAVQKFVMGSPLYRQEREWAQNGILLSRQTMSNWLVKASEGWLEPIYKEMKRQLCEHQVLHADETTLQVLHEDGKPARSKSYMWLYRTSGEAEHQIVLYDYQRDRKYTHPETFLKDFSGFLHTDGYDGYHKLPDRITVVGCWAHLRRKFDEALQTLPKEKRDSSDAQKGIAYCDRLFHFEKQFALLSPEERREKREQLSKPMMEAFFTWADSLRALPKSLLGKAVYYAQSQRKYLRAYLLDGRLEISNNRAENSIRPFVMGRKNWLFSNTPNGARASAVYYSLIVSARENGLVPFEYLTKIFTQAPNGVDPKTLMPWKVSPLA, encoded by the coding sequence ATGGAAAAGCGAGAGAAAACAGTTGAAATTCCGCTGCATGTTTATGAGAATTTTCTCAAGCAGGCGGAGCAGATTGCCGAGCTGAAACAGCAGGTAGAGTGGCTGACGGAACAATTTCGACTTGCCAGTCACAAACGATTTGGCACGTCCAGTGAGCAGACGGACAACGGACAGTTGTGCTTATTCAACGAAGCGGAGGAAACCGCCGATTTGACCGCACCGGAGCCGGAGATCACTAAAGTCAAAGCGCATTATCGCCGGAAGACCCGTCTGACCACCGACAAGCTGCCGGAAGATTTGCCCGTCGAGGTCATCCTGCATGAGCTGCCGGAAGAAAAACGTGTCTGTCCTGACTGCGGCTGTCCTCTGCACAAGATGGGCGAAGAGGTGCGCGAGGAACTGAAAATCATCCCGGCAAAAGCCGTGCTTGTCCGCCATGTACGGCATATTTACGCCTGCCGGCACTGCGAGGGATCTTCCGACCGTGTGCCGATCGTCAAGGCGAGCATGCCGGAACCCGTCATCAAAGGCGGTTTCGCATCGCCCGAATCGGTCGCCCACATCGCTGTGCAGAAATTTGTGATGGGCAGCCCGCTTTACCGGCAGGAGCGGGAATGGGCACAAAACGGCATTCTGCTTTCCCGTCAGACGATGTCGAATTGGCTCGTAAAAGCCAGTGAAGGTTGGCTGGAGCCGATATACAAAGAGATGAAACGGCAGCTATGCGAGCATCAGGTCCTTCACGCAGACGAAACCACCCTCCAAGTGCTGCATGAGGACGGCAAGCCCGCCCGGAGCAAGAGCTATATGTGGCTTTACCGGACAAGCGGCGAGGCGGAACACCAAATTGTGCTGTATGACTACCAAAGGGACCGAAAGTATACCCACCCGGAAACCTTTTTGAAAGATTTTTCGGGTTTTCTCCATACGGACGGTTATGACGGCTATCACAAACTCCCTGACCGGATTACCGTTGTGGGCTGTTGGGCACATCTGCGCCGAAAGTTCGACGAGGCGCTGCAAACGCTGCCGAAAGAAAAACGTGACTCGTCCGATGCCCAAAAAGGGATCGCCTACTGTGACAGGCTGTTTCATTTTGAGAAACAGTTTGCTTTGCTGTCCCCGGAAGAACGCCGGGAAAAGCGTGAACAACTCTCCAAACCGATGATGGAGGCTTTTTTCACATGGGCCGATTCGCTTCGCGCGCTGCCAAAGTCCCTGCTGGGCAAGGCGGTCTATTATGCGCAGAGCCAGCGCAAATATCTCAGAGCTTATTTATTGGACGGCAGGCTTGAAATCAGCAACAACCGCGCTGAAAATTCGATCCGTCCCTTTGTGATGGGACGCAAAAACTGGCTGTTTTCCAATACCCCTAACGGCGCGAGAGCTAGCGCGGTTTATTACAGCCTGATCGTTTCCGCCAGAGAAAACGGGCTTGTGCCGTTTGAATATCTCACGAAGATTTTCACTCAAGCCCCGAACGGCGTCGATCCTAAAACCCTTATGCCATGGAAGGTGTCACCCTTGGCTTGA
- a CDS encoding AraC family transcriptional regulator: MIEVLDGIKETVNYPESFKIRIYKNKEYEDYPQHWHTAFEIIMPVENTYKAIIDEKTYNLDMKDIIVISPGTLHQLFAPPGGYRIILQVDYSVFSDIKELKSIFHMFHPCVLITASSMVHIHEELSSLISDITAEYFSTLRFREASIYSMILRFFVILGRNCTDRKNKLSNIKNKKWPEYIEIFIDVCNYINDHCTENIKLDNISKVAGFSKSHFSRLFKQVMNISWYNYLINCRIMQAEKLLIEPSLSIMQVAMKSGFGSLATFNRLFRTKRGCTPTEYKSLYTKIL, from the coding sequence GTGATTGAAGTTTTAGATGGAATAAAGGAAACTGTGAACTATCCAGAAAGCTTTAAAATCCGAATCTATAAAAACAAGGAATATGAGGATTATCCGCAACACTGGCATACAGCTTTTGAAATAATTATGCCAGTTGAGAATACCTATAAAGCTATCATAGATGAAAAAACTTATAATTTGGATATGAAAGATATTATTGTTATATCACCCGGAACTCTACATCAGTTATTTGCACCACCTGGTGGCTATCGAATAATACTGCAGGTTGACTATTCCGTGTTTAGTGACATTAAAGAACTAAAGTCAATATTTCATATGTTTCATCCCTGTGTACTCATTACAGCTTCATCAATGGTCCATATACATGAAGAACTTTCATCGCTTATTTCGGATATAACAGCGGAGTATTTTTCCACGTTACGCTTTAGGGAAGCTTCGATTTACTCCATGATCTTACGCTTTTTTGTGATCCTGGGAAGGAATTGTACAGATAGAAAGAACAAGCTTTCAAATATAAAAAATAAGAAATGGCCCGAGTATATAGAAATTTTTATTGACGTATGTAATTATATAAATGATCATTGTACTGAAAATATTAAACTGGATAATATTTCAAAAGTGGCCGGGTTCAGCAAATCTCACTTTTCACGCCTTTTCAAGCAGGTTATGAATATATCCTGGTATAATTACCTGATTAATTGCAGGATTATGCAGGCGGAGAAATTATTGATTGAACCGAGCCTTTCGATCATGCAAGTTGCTATGAAATCAGGTTTTGGCAGTCTTGCAACATTTAATCGTTTATTCAGAACAAAACGGGGGTGCACACCAACAGAGTATAAATCCCTTTATACGAAAATCCTATAA